The following proteins are co-located in the Bacteroidota bacterium genome:
- a CDS encoding DUF6064 family protein, whose protein sequence is MEIFWKTIAEYNSATWLYQILIVLTGIVLTIRLVKNPNRKIKIAMKSYMIFLNLWIAIVYYLIYCSERKYNIVLTLFWAIIAFIWVWDLIKGHTSFQRNYKYDIFAYILLAMPFLYPIFSLKRGLEFPAITSPVMPCSVAVFSIGLLLLFSEKVNMYIVLFLCHWSIIAISKTYFFDIPEDFLLASTSVPALYLFFKEYFANNLHKDMKSKAKYINLLLVIICIIIGVLLTATLFIGLKG, encoded by the coding sequence ATGGAAATATTTTGGAAAACAATCGCTGAATACAACTCTGCCACTTGGTTATATCAAATATTAATTGTCCTGACCGGTATAGTCCTCACAATTAGGCTTGTTAAAAATCCCAACCGGAAGATTAAGATAGCAATGAAATCCTATATGATTTTTCTTAATCTTTGGATAGCAATCGTTTATTATCTTATTTATTGTTCCGAACGAAAATACAATATTGTTTTGACCTTGTTTTGGGCAATTATAGCATTTATATGGGTTTGGGATCTAATAAAAGGACATACCTCATTCCAACGTAATTACAAATACGACATATTTGCTTATATTTTACTTGCAATGCCCTTTTTATATCCGATATTCTCTCTTAAACGGGGACTGGAATTTCCGGCTATTACTTCACCTGTAATGCCTTGCTCGGTTGCTGTTTTTTCGATCGGTTTATTACTGCTCTTTTCCGAAAAAGTAAATATGTATATCGTCCTTTTCCTCTGCCATTGGTCTATTATTGCCATCTCTAAAACCTATTTTTTCGACATCCCCGAAGATTTTCTTTTGGCAAGTACATCAGTTCCTGCACTATATCTTTTCTTTAAGGAATATTTTGCGAACAATCTACATAAGGACATGAAGTCTAAAGCTAAATATATAAACTTGTTACTCGTTATCATCTGCATTATTATCGGCGTACTATTAACCGCGACTTTATTCATTGGATTAAAGGGATAA